The following proteins are encoded in a genomic region of Oncorhynchus keta strain PuntledgeMale-10-30-2019 chromosome 6, Oket_V2, whole genome shotgun sequence:
- the LOC118385724 gene encoding coronin-6-like isoform X1 — protein MSRSIVRQSKFRHVFGQAGKTEQGYDDIRVSKVTWDSSFCAVNPKFLAVIVESSGGGAFLVLPLSKMGRLDKNHPLVTGHTGPVLDIDWCPHNDNILASCSEDTTAMVWQIPDQMGTRPISEPIVVLEGHSKRVGIVTWHPTARNILLTAGSDNLIIIWNVGTGEALISMDDHPDLIYNVSWNRNGSLFCTTCKDRRLRVCDPRKREVVAERMAPHDGIRPMRAIFTRDGNLFTTGFTRMSQRELGLWDPTSFEEPIALLELDTSNGVLLPYYDPDTNMVYLCGKGDSSIRYFEITEEPPYVHYLSTFSSKEPQRGMGFMPKRGVDVSKCEIARLYKLHDKKCEPIAMTVPRKSDLFQDDLYPDTAGSDPALEPEEWLEGRDEDPTLQSLRDGYVPPKSRELKVAKKNVLDSRPTTRRSMSSCDGSANLPPQLVERLLEEVQNLKATVLSQEKRICDLENKLSKYTNGTA, from the exons ATGAGTCGCAGCATCGTACGACAGAGTAAGTTCCGGCACGTCTTCGGACAGGCGGGGAAGACAGAGCAGGGATATGATGACATACGCGTTTCCAAAGTGACGTGGGACAGCTCGTTCTGTGCTGTCAACCCAAAGTTCCTGGCCGTCATTGTGGAGTCCAGCGGGGGCGGAGCCTTCCTCGTCCTGCCCCTCTCTAAG ATGGGTCGTCTGGATAAGAACCACCCGTTGGTGACTGGCCATACTGGGCCTGTCCTGGACATCGACTGGTGCCCTCACAACGACAACATCCTGGCATCCTGCTCAGAAGACACCACAGCCATG GTGTGGCAGATCCCTGACCAGATGGGGACCCGGCCCATATCAGAGCCCATCGTGGTCCTGGAGGGACACTCCAAGCGCGTCGGCATTGTCACCTGGCACCCCACCGCACGCAACATACTACTCACTGCag GCAGTGATAACCTGATAATAATCTGGAACGTGGGAACTGGCGAGGCGCTCATCTCCATGGACGACCACCCAGACCTCATCTACAACGTCAGCTGGAACCGTAACGGCAGCCTGTTCTGCACTACCTGTAAAGACCGACGCCTCCGTGTATGTGACCCCCGCAAGAGAGAGGTGGTCGCG GAGAGGATGGCTCCACACGACGGGATCCGACCGATGAGGGCCATCTTTACCAGAGACGGAAACCTGTTCACTACCGGCTTCACCAGGATGAGTCAGAGAGAGCTGGGCTTGTGGGACCcg ACAAGTTTTGAGGAGCCCATTGCACTGCTGGAGTTGGATACAAGTAACGGTGTGTTGTTACCGTACTACGACCCAGACACCAACATGGTTTACCTCTGTGGAAag GGGGACAGTAGTATCCGGTACTTTGAGATAACAGAGGAGCCTCCCTATGTCCACTACCTCAGTACCTTCAGCAGCAAGGAGCCTCAGAGGGGGATGGGCTTCATGCCTAAGAGAGGGGTGGACGTCAGCAAGTGTGAGATCGCCAG GTTATATAAGCTTCATGACAAGAAGTGTGAGCCCATCGCCATGACAGTACCTAGAAAG tcagaCCTGTTTCAGGATGACTTGTATCCAGACACGGCGGGTTCAGACCCAGCTCTGGAGCCAGAGGAGTGGCTGGAGGGGCGAGACGAGGACCCCACCCTCCAGTCCTTGAGAGATGGCTATGTTCCCCCTAAGAGCCGCGAGCTCAAAGTGGCCAAGAAGAACGTTCTGGACTCCAGACCCACCACCAGACGCAGCATGTCCTCCTGCGACGGCTCAGCCAACCTGCCT cctcagttggtagagcggttGTTGGAAGAAGTTCAGAATCTCAAGGCAACAGTTCTGTCTCAGGAGAAGAGAATCTGTGACCTTGAGAATAAACTCTCCAAGTACACCAACGGCACagcctaa
- the LOC118385724 gene encoding coronin-6-like isoform X2: MSRSIVRQSKFRHVFGQAGKTEQGYDDIRVSKVTWDSSFCAVNPKFLAVIVESSGGGAFLVLPLSKMGRLDKNHPLVTGHTGPVLDIDWCPHNDNILASCSEDTTAMVWQIPDQMGTRPISEPIVVLEGHSKRVGIVTWHPTARNILLTAGSDNLIIIWNVGTGEALISMDDHPDLIYNVSWNRNGSLFCTTCKDRRLRVCDPRKREVVAERMAPHDGIRPMRAIFTRDGNLFTTGFTRMSQRELGLWDPTSFEEPIALLELDTSNGVLLPYYDPDTNMVYLCGKGDSSIRYFEITEEPPYVHYLSTFSSKEPQRGMGFMPKRGVDVSKCEIARLYKLHDKKCEPIAMTVPRKSDLFQDDLYPDTAGSDPALEPEEWLEGRDEDPTLQSLRDGYVPPKSRELKVAKKNVLDSRPTTRRSMSSCDGSANLPALF, translated from the exons ATGAGTCGCAGCATCGTACGACAGAGTAAGTTCCGGCACGTCTTCGGACAGGCGGGGAAGACAGAGCAGGGATATGATGACATACGCGTTTCCAAAGTGACGTGGGACAGCTCGTTCTGTGCTGTCAACCCAAAGTTCCTGGCCGTCATTGTGGAGTCCAGCGGGGGCGGAGCCTTCCTCGTCCTGCCCCTCTCTAAG ATGGGTCGTCTGGATAAGAACCACCCGTTGGTGACTGGCCATACTGGGCCTGTCCTGGACATCGACTGGTGCCCTCACAACGACAACATCCTGGCATCCTGCTCAGAAGACACCACAGCCATG GTGTGGCAGATCCCTGACCAGATGGGGACCCGGCCCATATCAGAGCCCATCGTGGTCCTGGAGGGACACTCCAAGCGCGTCGGCATTGTCACCTGGCACCCCACCGCACGCAACATACTACTCACTGCag GCAGTGATAACCTGATAATAATCTGGAACGTGGGAACTGGCGAGGCGCTCATCTCCATGGACGACCACCCAGACCTCATCTACAACGTCAGCTGGAACCGTAACGGCAGCCTGTTCTGCACTACCTGTAAAGACCGACGCCTCCGTGTATGTGACCCCCGCAAGAGAGAGGTGGTCGCG GAGAGGATGGCTCCACACGACGGGATCCGACCGATGAGGGCCATCTTTACCAGAGACGGAAACCTGTTCACTACCGGCTTCACCAGGATGAGTCAGAGAGAGCTGGGCTTGTGGGACCcg ACAAGTTTTGAGGAGCCCATTGCACTGCTGGAGTTGGATACAAGTAACGGTGTGTTGTTACCGTACTACGACCCAGACACCAACATGGTTTACCTCTGTGGAAag GGGGACAGTAGTATCCGGTACTTTGAGATAACAGAGGAGCCTCCCTATGTCCACTACCTCAGTACCTTCAGCAGCAAGGAGCCTCAGAGGGGGATGGGCTTCATGCCTAAGAGAGGGGTGGACGTCAGCAAGTGTGAGATCGCCAG GTTATATAAGCTTCATGACAAGAAGTGTGAGCCCATCGCCATGACAGTACCTAGAAAG tcagaCCTGTTTCAGGATGACTTGTATCCAGACACGGCGGGTTCAGACCCAGCTCTGGAGCCAGAGGAGTGGCTGGAGGGGCGAGACGAGGACCCCACCCTCCAGTCCTTGAGAGATGGCTATGTTCCCCCTAAGAGCCGCGAGCTCAAAGTGGCCAAGAAGAACGTTCTGGACTCCAGACCCACCACCAGACGCAGCATGTCCTCCTGCGACGGCTCAGCCAACCTGCCT GCCTTATTCTGA